GGAGGCAAAGAGTGAGTTTGCGGAACCCTCCTGCTGTTGACGAACGAGACTTCTGGCTGTCGCGTGCGGCCAAGCCGATCTTCTTCTTCCTCATCGTCCTCACGATTGCCGGCATCTACGCGGCATTCCAAGTGCCCATCTCTGTCTTTCCGGATACGAACTTTCCGCGTGTCGTTATTGGCGTCGATAACGGTGTGATGCCGGTCGAGCAGATGCAGGTCACGATCACAAAGCCCATTGAAGATGCCGTCAACAGCGTCCCCGGGTTGATGACGGTCCGTAGCACCACCAGTCGCGGGTCTGCAGAGGTGAGTCTTTTCTTCGACTGGAATGTGGACATGTTCCGGACCTTGCAGCTTACCGACTCTGCCCTGGCAAAGATCCAGTCGAGCCTGCCCAGCACGGCAAAGATCACCACGAATCGTCTGACCTTCGCGACTTTTCCTATTCTTGGGTATGCGCTCACGGCAGATGACCGTGGTCCTAACACTGCCTCGCCCACTGCTTTATGGCAGATCGCCACCTATGATCTCAAGCCTCCCTTGAACCGTGTCATGGGCGTAAGCACGGTCGTGGTTCAAGGCGGTAAGGTTCCTGAGTTTCACATCGTCCCGGATCCTGCCCGTTTGCAGACGGCGGGCGTCACCGTTCTCGATCTCGTGAACGCGGTGCAGACCTCGAATATCATTGATTCTCCTGGACTGTACGAGGCCGATCACCAGCTGATTCTTGGACTGGTGGGCGCTCAGGCGCATGATGTCGAATCGCTCGGGCGTCTCGTCGTCAAGACCACCGCCGCCGGTGTCCCGATTCGTATCTCGGATGTAGCAACCCTCGGGCCTGCGACTCTTCCCGTCTACACTACCGTCGACGCCAATGGCACGCCGTCCGTGTTGCTCAACATAACGCGGCAGCCTTCCAGCAACACGGTGGCTGTGGCTGCTGCGGTCGCCATTGAGATCGCTCAGCTCACAAAGACTCTACCCCCAGGGGTTCATCTCACGCCGTTCTATGACCAATCGGAACTCGTTCGTGAGAGCATTGCCAGTGTTCGCGACGCCATTCTTATCGGGCTTTTGCTTGCGTGCGTCATCCTGTTTCTTTTTCTGCACGACTGGACCTCTTCGCTGATCGCGGGCCTGGTGATACCTGTCACCGTCGCAGTTACAATTCTTTTTCTCTGGATCATCGGACAGAGCTTTAACCTAATGACGCTTGGCGGTCTTGCCGCCGCTATCGGCCTTGTCATCGACGACGCTATCGTGGTCGTGGAAAATATAGTCGTGCATCGGGATCGTGGGCAGTCCCGTGTCGATGCAGTACGCACTGCGCTGCACGAGATCACGGTTCCTCTCATCGGGTCTACCGTTACACCCGTGGTCGTCTTTCTTCCTTTGATCGCGGTTACAGGGGTGACTGGTAGTTTCTTCCGGGCGTTGGCCGTGACCATGACTGCGGCGCTTCTCACATCGCTCCTGTTGGCTTTGACCTTTACGCCTGCGCTCTCACTTTCGCTTCTGCGTCAACATGAAGATGCATCTTCTAAGCCGTCTGCAGATAGCTCGATGGCGGACCATCAAGAGAATGGCCCCTTCATGCGGCGCGTTCTCGACTTTCACAACCGCGTGCTCGGCTGGACGATTCGCCGAACCTGGGCGTTAGCAGCCATATCCGGAGTTCTCATCGTATTGGGCTACTTTGCCTACAGCGCACTGGGATCGAATCTGTTGCCAGCGATGGACGAAGGGAGCTTTATCCTCGACTACATCATGCCAGCGGGCAGCTCTCTTGCAACGACGAACAAAGCGCTCGATCGTGTCGAAAAGATTCTCCGCGATACGCCCGAGGTTTCGATTACAACACGCCGCACCGGTCTTCAGCTTGGTCTCGCGGCCGTCACAGAGGCGAATACCGGCGATATCTCGGTTCGCCTGAAGACAAAGCGATCACGTCCCATCGATGAGATTATTTCGGACGTACGTCAGAAGATTAAGGAGCAGGAGCCGGAACTTGACGTCGAGTTTGTGCAGGTCCTTGAGGATATGATCAACGATCTCTCGAACTCGCCCGAACCGATTCAGATCAAACTCTTTTCGAACGACACCACACTTCTGCACGATCTTGGGCCGAAGGTGCAGGCGGCCATCTCAGCTATCCCGGGAGTTGTCGACACTCAGAACGGCGTGGACAATACACTGAGTGGTCCGGCGACTACATTCCAGGTCGATCCTGGTCTAGCGAGCCGCCTCGGCTTCACCGTTCAGGAGGTAGCGGAAGACGCGACCTCGTTGCTTGACGGACTCCCCTCAACCGATCCTGTGATTGTTGCTGGTCGGCCCTACACGGTTCGTGTGCGCATGTCAGACGAACATCGCTCCTCTTTGAGCGCGATCGAGAACACGGTCTTCAACTCCTCGACAGGACACACCGCGACGCTGGGTGCGCTTGCCGAGATCAAAGAACTTCCTCCGCAGAATGAGATTCGCCGCGAAAACCTCGAGCAGGTTGTGCTCGTAAGCGGTCGACTGGAAGGTTCCAACCTTGGCGGCGCCATGGTGAAGGTGAAGGACGCGGTCGCCAAGCTCAATCTTCCGGCGAGCGTTCGGGTGCAGTACGGCGGCACGTATGAGGAGCAACAGAAATCTTTTCGCGAGCTTGTCCAGGTTCTCATCCTTGCACTTGCACTCGTCTTCGGCGTCCTGCTCGCCGAGTTTCGAAACTTTTCCGCGCCGATCGCGATCCTTACCAGCTCCATTCTTTCCATGGCCGGTGTCGTTCTGGCGCTCCTGATAACGCGAACCGACTTCAACGTCGCAAGTTTCATGGGCTTGATTATGGTGATTGGAATCGTCGCCAAAAACGGCATCCTGCTACTCGATGCGGATGAACGCGCGCGGGCCGAGGGTGCAGACGCGCTTGATGCAATGATGCATGCAGCCCAAAGGCGACTGAGGCCGATTGTGATGACGGCGACGGCTGC
This Tunturibacter gelidoferens DNA region includes the following protein-coding sequences:
- a CDS encoding efflux RND transporter permease subunit gives rise to the protein MRNPPAVDERDFWLSRAAKPIFFFLIVLTIAGIYAAFQVPISVFPDTNFPRVVIGVDNGVMPVEQMQVTITKPIEDAVNSVPGLMTVRSTTSRGSAEVSLFFDWNVDMFRTLQLTDSALAKIQSSLPSTAKITTNRLTFATFPILGYALTADDRGPNTASPTALWQIATYDLKPPLNRVMGVSTVVVQGGKVPEFHIVPDPARLQTAGVTVLDLVNAVQTSNIIDSPGLYEADHQLILGLVGAQAHDVESLGRLVVKTTAAGVPIRISDVATLGPATLPVYTTVDANGTPSVLLNITRQPSSNTVAVAAAVAIEIAQLTKTLPPGVHLTPFYDQSELVRESIASVRDAILIGLLLACVILFLFLHDWTSSLIAGLVIPVTVAVTILFLWIIGQSFNLMTLGGLAAAIGLVIDDAIVVVENIVVHRDRGQSRVDAVRTALHEITVPLIGSTVTPVVVFLPLIAVTGVTGSFFRALAVTMTAALLTSLLLALTFTPALSLSLLRQHEDASSKPSADSSMADHQENGPFMRRVLDFHNRVLGWTIRRTWALAAISGVLIVLGYFAYSALGSNLLPAMDEGSFILDYIMPAGSSLATTNKALDRVEKILRDTPEVSITTRRTGLQLGLAAVTEANTGDISVRLKTKRSRPIDEIISDVRQKIKEQEPELDVEFVQVLEDMINDLSNSPEPIQIKLFSNDTTLLHDLGPKVQAAISAIPGVVDTQNGVDNTLSGPATTFQVDPGLASRLGFTVQEVAEDATSLLDGLPSTDPVIVAGRPYTVRVRMSDEHRSSLSAIENTVFNSSTGHTATLGALAEIKELPPQNEIRRENLEQVVLVSGRLEGSNLGGAMVKVKDAVAKLNLPASVRVQYGGTYEEQQKSFRELVQVLILALALVFGVLLAEFRNFSAPIAILTSSILSMAGVVLALLITRTDFNVASFMGLIMVIGIVAKNGILLLDADERARAEGADALDAMMHAAQRRLRPIVMTATAAMCGMLPLAFALGAGSQMLQPLAIAVIGGLLISVVLSLIVTPAMYYHLTARSERTGMEEPHATV